The following are encoded together in the Humulus lupulus chromosome 5, drHumLupu1.1, whole genome shotgun sequence genome:
- the LOC133779168 gene encoding uncharacterized protein LOC133779168 produces the protein MRFFTKQSKDLLNALNENTKLLTSFLVNLNLKSTKQRFEALKSYGSIFTWTNNQVGTKRIYSKIDHVFVNEEWHDVFPNTAARFSWEVVSDHCSCVVSATATKAIGIKPFRYYNFWADHQDFKTILEQNWKRPMATRGLKGVYLKLMRVKHCLKKFNHEVIGDIGKSYQEAKAYYSEAKYHAQSHLRDMNYQDQEAIAAANFDTQEKMYHKFLRQRSKITWLQKGDSNTSFFHACLKKRKMENRITSFTTDQGMINDNFSEVVEHFLNHFRSYMGSRSTVNTRLNLSCIEQGSKLSLDQQLGLLKPFSYKEIKRAIFSIPDTKSPGPDGFGSGFF, from the coding sequence ATGAGGTTTTTTACTAAACAATCCAaagatttgcttaatgctctcaatgaaaacaccaaactgttgacgtcattTCTTGTCAACTTAAATCTGAAAAGCACTAAACAAAGATTCGAAGCTCTCAAAAGTTATGGTTCGATTTTCACTTGGACTAACAACCAAGTTGGCACCAAACGAATCTATTCCAAGATAGATCATGTATTTGTCAATGAGGAGTGGCATGATGTTTTTCCTAACACTGCAGCTCGTTTTAGTTGGGAAGTAGTCTCAGATCATTGTTCATGTGTTGTTTCAGCTACAGCTACGAAGGCAATTGGGATCAAACCATTTCGGTATTACAATTTCTGGGCTGATCATCAAGATTTCAAGACCATATTGGAGCAAAATTGGAAGAGACCGATGGCTACTAGAGGTCTAAAAGGGGTCTACTTAAAACTTATGAGAGTAAAGCATTGCCTCAAGAAATTTAACCATGAAGTGATTGGTGATATTGGGAAAAGTTATCAGGAAGCTAAAGCTTATTACAGTGAGGCTAAATATCACGCTCAATCTCATCTGAGAGACATGAATTACCAGGATCAAGAAGCTATAGCAGCTGCAAATTTTGATACTCAAGAAAAAATGTACCATAAGTTTCTCAGACAGAGGAGCAAAATTACTTGGCTGCAAAAAGGAGATTCCAATACCTCTTTTTTTCATGCTTGCCtaaagaagagaaaaatggaaAATAGAATAACATCATTCACTACAGACCAAGGTATGATTAATGATAATTTCTCTGAAGTTGTGGAGCATTTTCTCAATCATTTCCGCAGCTACATGGGAAGCAGAAGCACTGTCAACACTAGGTTAAACTTGAGTTGTATAGAGCAGGGATCTAAGCTATCTTTAGATCAACAACTTGGTTTGCTGAAACCATTCTCTTATAAGGAAATAAAAAGAGCGATTTTTAGTATTCCTGATACAAAGTCACCAGGACCCGATGGATTTGGATCAGGTTTTTTTTAA